In a single window of the Candidatus Desulfatibia profunda genome:
- the pgk gene encoding phosphoglycerate kinase, translating to MKTIKDIDISGKKVFFRVDFNVPLDEHQNITDDSRIREVLPTLQYALDNNAKLIIASHMGRPKGEVVPKLSLAPVAKRLGRLLEKKVIMANDCIGSEIKERVANLKDGEVMLLENLRYHPEEEKNDDTFAKALAELCDVFINDAFAVSHRINASVVAITKFAPVCAAGFLLQKELAYFKQAMAAPMRPLVAIVGGSKVSSKLG from the coding sequence ATGAAAACAATCAAAGATATAGATATTTCCGGCAAAAAAGTCTTTTTCAGAGTCGATTTCAACGTTCCCCTGGATGAGCATCAAAATATTACGGATGACTCCAGAATACGGGAAGTGCTGCCGACACTGCAATATGCCCTGGACAATAATGCCAAGCTGATCATCGCCTCACATATGGGCCGGCCAAAGGGAGAAGTCGTGCCCAAACTCAGTTTAGCTCCCGTGGCCAAACGCCTTGGACGCCTCCTGGAAAAAAAAGTCATCATGGCCAATGACTGCATCGGTTCGGAAATAAAGGAACGGGTGGCGAATCTCAAAGACGGCGAGGTCATGCTACTGGAGAATTTACGCTATCACCCCGAGGAAGAGAAAAACGACGATACGTTTGCAAAAGCGCTGGCGGAGCTTTGTGATGTGTTTATCAACGATGCGTTCGCCGTTTCACACCGCATCAATGCATCTGTGGTCGCCATAACAAAATTTGCTCCGGTCTGCGCGGCCGGCTTTCTGCTCCAAAAGGAGCTCGCCTATTTTAAGCAGGCAATGGCCGCTCCGATGCGCCCCCTGGTCGCCATTGTCGGCGGCTCAAAGGTGTCCAGCAAACTGGG